Part of the Jatrophihabitans sp. GAS493 genome, CTGACCGGCCCGCCCACCCCGGACGACCTGGACGTTCTCATCTCGAAGGTCTGGAAGGAGCCCGCATTCTTCCTGGCCCACCCGGAGGCGGTAGCCGCCTTCGGCCGAGAGTGCACCCGGCGGGGCGTGCCGCCACCGACGATCAGCATGTTCGGCTCGCAGTTCCTCACCTGGCGCGGGTTGCCCATCGTCCCGTCGGACAAGGTTCCCGTGGAGAACGGCAAGACGAAGATCCTGCTACTGCGCGTGGGGGAGAAGCGTCAGGGCGTCGTCGGGCTCTTCCAGCCCGGCCTGGCCGGCGAGCAGAGCCCCGGCCTGTCGGTCCGATTCATGGGCATCAACCGAAACGCCATCGCCTCGTACCTCATCTCGCTGTACTGCTCGCTCGCGGTGCTGACCGACGATGCGCTGGCCGTGCTCGATGACGTCGACGTGACGAAGTTCCATGACTACGCCCCCAAGTACCGCAAGTAGTCCGGTGCCTGACGGTCGGCCGGAGGGTGCGCCGGATGGTCTGCCCACCGGCCCGTCCGACCCGTCCGGCCCGTCAGGCCCGTCAGGGCTGCCCGATCTAGCGACGCTGGCGCGAATGGCCAATGAGCTCTTCGCGACCCCGCCCGGCGGTGGGGCACCGAGCCCATCCACCCTGCCGGCGGTGTCGGGCCAACCCTCCGGTCACTCATCGGCGTCATCCTCTGGTGTCGCGGGCGTCATTCCCGGCGATCTTCGCGGTTTGGGACCACAGGTCGGCCCCGGCGATTTCGGCTCGGCGCCCCAGTTCTCGCCGCCGCAGGG contains:
- a CDS encoding family 2A encapsulin nanocompartment shell protein, whose product is MTQPPPPSALGDAAARQLANATKSVPQMSTITPRWLVHLLSWLPVEAGIYRLNQVKRPEDVDVACLPRDESEVPQTYVDYDENAKEYFLNAVSTILDVHTRVSDLYSSPYDQIKEQLRLTIETVKERQEGELINNPGYGLLASVAPSQRITTLTGPPTPDDLDVLISKVWKEPAFFLAHPEAVAAFGRECTRRGVPPPTISMFGSQFLTWRGLPIVPSDKVPVENGKTKILLLRVGEKRQGVVGLFQPGLAGEQSPGLSVRFMGINRNAIASYLISLYCSLAVLTDDALAVLDDVDVTKFHDYAPKYRK